Proteins encoded by one window of Plectropomus leopardus isolate mb unplaced genomic scaffold, YSFRI_Pleo_2.0 unplaced_scaffold25124, whole genome shotgun sequence:
- the LOC121966584 gene encoding single Ig IL-1-related receptor-like: MAAITVLLLLAVAVVVYFKCRLNMKLWHKNSYGDYELSDGKLCDVYISYVNNDHDRKFVNFILKPHLESKNAYKVHLNDNDILPGSGKPYQQYYR; the protein is encoded by the exons ATGGCAGCCATcaccgtcctcctcctcctggctgTAGCTGTTGTTGTGTACTTCAAGTGTCGCCTCAACATGAAACTCTGGCACAAGAACTCCTACGGAGACTATGAACTCAGTG aTGGCAAATTATGTGACGTCTACATCTCGTATGTGAACAATGATCATGACAGGAAGTTTgtcaactttattctcaaacCTCACCTGGAGAGTAAAAATGCGTACAAGGTGCACCTCAATGACAATGATATCCTACCAGGCTCAGGTAAGCCTTATCAGCAATACTACCgttga